In one Verrucomicrobiales bacterium genomic region, the following are encoded:
- a CDS encoding type II/IV secretion system protein, with protein MAATSPSPRLGDWLLNQGHVSQTQLDLALREQKRKGGLLGEVLLELGFVEEQLLASFLASKTQGEQITLGNRSIPPEVIRLVPQTLARRFTAIPVELVDGTLKVAISDPLNVIAFDAIEQSTQLPVEFVAATEGDVLQSIDRCYVEGQRLDQLVDELLKMGTERLATTTESDAPMIRLADRIINEAILMEASDIHIQPEEKYLRIRWRKDGILQPGYLMPKELQAALIARFKILGKMDIADTLRPQGGRTTVTVGGREVGLRLSSLPTSYGESVVLRLLDRSDKRLDLQRLNMPPDMERRFKELLERPHGVILVTGPTGSGKTTTLYTALGQINAAEKSIFTLEDPIEYQLPLVRQTQINETVGLTFADGLRTLLRQDPDVILIGETRDKETAQLMVRAALTGHLVFSTLHTNDAPGAIHRLIDLGVEPYLIAPTLAGVIGQRLVRQLCHECRRPLANPEAALAKLRLKPAGDLPVQLWEPVGCPTCRQTGYTGRLGIYELLALDSSHQGLIAIDNDEERRRRIVTEAGFVPMLQDGLNKAMRGLTTLSEVLRVTQL; from the coding sequence ATGGCTGCGACTTCCCCCTCGCCACGACTCGGTGACTGGCTCCTGAACCAGGGTCACGTCTCCCAAACCCAGCTCGACCTTGCGCTGCGCGAGCAGAAGCGCAAAGGCGGCCTGTTAGGAGAGGTGTTGCTCGAGTTGGGCTTTGTCGAAGAACAGTTGCTGGCTTCGTTCCTGGCATCCAAGACCCAGGGCGAACAAATCACTCTGGGTAACCGTTCCATTCCCCCTGAGGTGATCCGGCTGGTTCCCCAAACCCTGGCTCGGCGGTTTACTGCGATTCCAGTGGAACTGGTCGATGGCACCCTCAAGGTTGCGATCTCGGATCCCCTCAACGTCATCGCCTTCGACGCGATCGAGCAATCCACCCAGCTTCCGGTGGAGTTTGTCGCCGCCACCGAGGGCGATGTCCTGCAGTCCATCGATCGCTGTTACGTCGAGGGTCAGCGGCTCGACCAGCTGGTCGATGAGTTGCTGAAGATGGGCACGGAGCGGCTGGCGACGACGACCGAGTCGGATGCCCCGATGATCCGGCTGGCCGACCGCATCATCAACGAAGCGATCCTGATGGAGGCGAGCGACATCCATATCCAGCCGGAGGAAAAGTATCTGCGTATTCGGTGGCGGAAGGATGGTATTCTGCAGCCTGGCTACCTGATGCCCAAGGAGCTGCAGGCAGCATTGATCGCGCGGTTTAAGATTCTCGGCAAGATGGACATCGCGGATACCCTAAGGCCGCAAGGCGGGCGCACCACCGTTACCGTGGGTGGTCGCGAGGTAGGATTACGGTTGTCGAGCCTACCGACCTCCTACGGCGAGAGCGTGGTTCTGCGGCTGTTGGATCGATCGGACAAGCGCTTGGACCTCCAGCGCCTGAACATGCCTCCCGACATGGAGCGCCGGTTCAAGGAACTGCTCGAGCGTCCCCATGGAGTGATTCTGGTCACAGGCCCCACGGGTAGCGGCAAAACCACCACCCTCTACACCGCGCTGGGGCAGATCAACGCAGCGGAAAAGAGCATTTTCACGCTGGAGGATCCCATTGAGTATCAGCTTCCACTCGTGCGGCAGACCCAGATCAACGAGACGGTAGGACTCACCTTCGCCGATGGGTTGCGAACGCTGCTTCGTCAGGATCCAGATGTCATTCTGATCGGAGAGACGCGCGACAAGGAGACCGCGCAGCTAATGGTGCGGGCCGCCCTGACCGGTCATTTGGTGTTCTCGACCTTGCACACCAACGATGCTCCGGGAGCCATCCACCGATTGATCGACCTGGGCGTGGAGCCATACCTTATCGCCCCGACGCTCGCCGGAGTCATCGGGCAGCGTCTAGTCCGCCAGCTCTGTCATGAGTGTCGCCGGCCTCTAGCGAATCCGGAGGCGGCTCTCGCCAAGCTGCGCCTTAAGCCCGCGGGAGATCTACCAGTCCAGCTCTGGGAACCCGTTGGATGCCCAACGTGTCGTCAAACGGGTTACACCGGGCGTCTGGGTATCTATGAGTTGCTGGCTCTGGACTCCAGCCATCAGGGGCTGATCGCGATCGACAATGATGAGGAGCGGAGGCGCCGTATCGTAACCGAGGCCGGCTTTGTGCCCATGCTGCAGGATGGGCTCAACAAGGCCATGCGGGGCCTAACGACACTGTCGGAGGTGCTCCGAGTGACGCAACTGTAG
- a CDS encoding thiazole synthase, whose amino-acid sequence MLSLAPDLVIAGRSFSSRLLVGTGKFSSPESMRDALAASGTGIVTVALRRADLSGKKDPFANILEFIDRDSYLLLPNTSGAMNAEEAVRLARLAAAAGLPKWVKLEIHPDPRYLLPDPIETYKAAEQLVKEGFTVLPYINADPVLAKRLQEVGVATVMPLGAPIGSNRGVQTRDQIRIIIEQATVPVVVDAGLGAPSHAAEAMELGADAVLINTAIAIASNPCRMATAFSQAVQAGRAAYEMGLAEAGTSAVPTSPLTAFLN is encoded by the coding sequence ATGTTGTCACTCGCGCCCGATTTGGTCATTGCAGGCCGCAGCTTCAGCTCTCGGTTACTGGTGGGGACGGGTAAGTTTTCGTCCCCGGAATCCATGCGAGATGCCTTGGCTGCCAGCGGCACTGGAATCGTCACCGTGGCTCTACGTCGGGCCGACTTAAGCGGCAAGAAGGACCCGTTCGCCAACATTCTGGAGTTCATCGACCGAGACAGTTACCTCCTTCTGCCCAACACCAGTGGAGCGATGAATGCCGAGGAAGCGGTTCGGCTGGCTCGGTTGGCGGCAGCGGCCGGGTTGCCAAAATGGGTAAAGCTGGAGATCCACCCCGACCCCCGTTACCTGCTGCCGGATCCCATCGAGACGTATAAGGCTGCCGAACAGCTCGTAAAAGAGGGCTTCACCGTCCTGCCCTACATCAATGCGGATCCCGTCCTCGCGAAGCGACTTCAGGAAGTGGGGGTGGCGACTGTCATGCCGTTGGGGGCGCCGATCGGCTCCAATCGCGGGGTTCAAACCCGGGACCAGATACGCATCATTATCGAGCAAGCAACTGTCCCGGTGGTGGTCGATGCCGGTTTGGGGGCGCCCAGTCATGCCGCTGAGGCCATGGAACTAGGAGCTGACGCGGTGCTGATCAACACGGCCATCGCGATCGCCAGCAACCCCTGCCGAATGGCCACAGCGTTCAGCCAGGCGGTTCAAGCGGGACGCGCCGCCTACGAGATGGGCCTGGCCGAGGCGGGGACGTCGGCCGTGCCAACCAGTCCACTCACCGCTTTTCTCAACTAA
- a CDS encoding methionine synthase: MNSCPLRTSVVGSYPFPGWLEFASQNLDRFGSKDVEELQEDAVIAAVHDQTAAGLDVITDGEQTRLDFNLSFYGHLQGISLEGQPPRRWGPPAHDQRGRHEIQDELRAPGGLGCVAEFRRLQRLAPAGPTLKVSVPGPYTMSGRLLPNARYPDRYAVTEALLPIVRQELIDLAHAGCQEICVDEPSMSCYGHREDRRRLVDIFNRTVEGARGKCRIATHLCFGNYKGRAVGGRKARALFPDFLDMHVDEMHIEMANTCFTEIDLIGEVVKRMDAAVGIIDVKSYYIESPAEIAERVRHCLQYAPPERLVFAPDCGLSQTARWAARDKLRHMVLGIQQVKKSLGLAG, from the coding sequence ATGAACTCTTGTCCACTGCGCACCTCGGTCGTCGGGAGCTACCCTTTTCCAGGATGGCTCGAATTCGCGAGCCAGAATCTAGACCGTTTCGGTTCCAAGGATGTGGAGGAACTTCAGGAGGATGCGGTGATCGCGGCGGTTCACGACCAGACGGCGGCTGGGCTCGATGTGATCACAGATGGCGAGCAAACCCGTCTCGATTTCAATTTATCATTCTATGGACATCTTCAAGGGATCTCCTTGGAAGGCCAGCCGCCGAGGCGTTGGGGCCCACCAGCACATGACCAGCGCGGGCGTCATGAGATCCAAGACGAGCTGCGGGCTCCCGGGGGATTGGGTTGTGTGGCGGAGTTTCGGCGTCTGCAACGTCTTGCCCCCGCAGGGCCGACGCTGAAGGTCAGCGTCCCCGGGCCGTATACCATGAGCGGCCGACTGTTGCCCAACGCGCGCTATCCTGATCGTTATGCTGTCACGGAGGCCCTGCTCCCCATCGTGCGGCAAGAACTCATTGATCTGGCCCACGCCGGCTGCCAGGAAATCTGTGTCGATGAACCCTCCATGAGTTGCTACGGGCATCGCGAGGATCGCCGTCGACTGGTGGATATCTTTAACCGAACCGTCGAGGGAGCGCGCGGCAAATGCCGTATCGCCACCCACCTCTGCTTCGGCAACTACAAGGGCCGGGCCGTGGGCGGGCGCAAGGCGCGTGCGCTGTTTCCCGACTTTCTAGACATGCACGTCGATGAAATGCATATCGAGATGGCCAACACCTGTTTCACGGAAATCGATTTGATCGGTGAGGTGGTGAAGCGGATGGACGCTGCCGTTGGAATTATCGACGTTAAAAGCTATTACATCGAGAGCCCGGCCGAAATTGCCGAACGAGTCCGGCATTGCCTCCAATATGCCCCTCCGGAGCGGCTCGTCTTTGCGCCCGACTGTGGACTGAGTCAAACGGCCCGGTGGGCGGCCCGGGACAAGTTACGTCACATGGTGCTGGGGATTCAGCAGGTGAAGAAGTCCTTGGGATTGGCTGGCTAA
- a CDS encoding YlbF family regulator, whose protein sequence is MQTSTQESAIQKKTVELCETITTHPDFLSLKGRVDAFLTNDSARDQYNALVEQGQMLEHRQQTGGTITQEEVADFEGKRDAVLQNAIIKDFLQAQQEIQTIQRFIADYVTKTFELGRTPGEEDFQDGSCGSGCGCH, encoded by the coding sequence ATGCAAACCAGCACTCAAGAGTCGGCAATTCAAAAAAAGACGGTCGAGCTTTGTGAAACAATCACGACCCATCCCGACTTTCTGAGTCTTAAGGGAAGGGTCGACGCTTTCCTGACCAACGACTCAGCCCGCGATCAATACAATGCGCTGGTGGAACAGGGGCAGATGCTGGAACATCGCCAGCAGACCGGTGGGACCATTACTCAGGAAGAGGTGGCCGATTTCGAGGGGAAGCGTGACGCGGTTCTCCAGAACGCGATCATCAAGGATTTTCTGCAGGCTCAGCAGGAGATCCAAACCATCCAACGCTTCATTGCTGACTACGTCACCAAGACGTTCGAACTGGGTCGGACTCCAGGCGAGGAAGATTTCCAAGACGGCAGCTGTGGTAGTGGCTGCGGCTGCCACTAG
- a CDS encoding LamG domain-containing protein: MLPDLPPTVGRRARLNSGFSLVWVLVLLGGMAAVALALLPTIVAQARKTAQAEDAILSQLTEALQKSVLSTRTVPGANTWAQAVVQVSGMNLIAVRQVFPQFPSELTSRRIYLIDPRFQPNLGSGILPFSQPNGGLDPSVPTQVPNAFARVMIVSSTKRGLTLPFSSGVATQPAFDSLWDWTPSPSNPDPPVAAGFGAAWQGKASHLHVARLSFAEMFSYVVFRSLAFATDGGTPIAAPSTVARYLLQGTPLSLYAPSNGALVQRHVVQGDAHFDFRSPLPPIGYWSFDEGATSIISTNLGTAGVLANAALSAGASVSNCTLVVPAYTGFSATNTALALNGTTGFSDVSQSLMNGLNEFSLACWVNPTSLSALSPAGLCGQQGVAVLGFAAGGDLVVTTQRAGQAAIAYPFPMGEWHHVAVTADGQALRIYVDGTLRAAGGQRLNRTDFGSSMHSFRIGGGGLFDGGGNYFQGSLDNVSLFDRALSAAQIARLMLNQGPSGL, from the coding sequence ATGCTCCCGGACCTTCCACCTACCGTCGGCCGACGCGCTCGTCTCAACTCCGGGTTTAGCCTGGTCTGGGTCTTAGTGCTGCTGGGCGGCATGGCTGCGGTTGCCTTGGCTCTTCTGCCAACGATCGTCGCCCAGGCGCGCAAGACCGCCCAGGCCGAGGATGCGATCCTCTCCCAGTTGACGGAGGCCCTCCAAAAATCGGTTCTCTCGACTCGTACCGTTCCGGGAGCGAATACCTGGGCCCAAGCTGTGGTGCAGGTCAGCGGAATGAATTTGATCGCGGTGAGGCAGGTCTTCCCCCAGTTTCCCTCCGAACTCACCAGCCGCCGGATTTACCTGATCGATCCGCGCTTTCAACCGAACTTGGGTTCGGGCATCCTGCCGTTCAGCCAGCCCAACGGTGGCTTGGATCCATCCGTGCCCACGCAGGTCCCCAACGCCTTCGCGCGTGTCATGATTGTCAGCAGCACCAAGCGGGGGCTGACGCTGCCGTTCTCATCCGGTGTCGCCACCCAGCCGGCTTTCGATAGCTTGTGGGATTGGACGCCCAGCCCCTCCAACCCGGACCCACCGGTGGCCGCCGGGTTCGGCGCCGCATGGCAAGGCAAGGCGTCCCATCTGCACGTGGCGCGCCTCAGCTTCGCGGAGATGTTTAGCTACGTTGTATTTCGCTCTCTCGCCTTCGCAACCGACGGCGGCACGCCGATCGCCGCGCCTTCCACCGTCGCTCGATACCTGCTGCAGGGAACTCCTCTGAGCCTTTACGCTCCCTCGAATGGAGCGTTGGTCCAGCGGCATGTGGTCCAGGGGGACGCTCATTTTGATTTTCGATCTCCGCTGCCACCGATCGGTTATTGGTCTTTTGATGAAGGGGCTACCTCGATCATCTCAACCAACCTGGGAACTGCGGGTGTGCTCGCCAACGCCGCTCTCTCAGCAGGTGCGAGCGTGTCCAATTGCACTCTGGTGGTGCCCGCATATACCGGCTTCAGCGCCACCAACACGGCGTTAGCATTGAACGGCACTACCGGCTTCTCGGATGTCTCGCAATCCCTGATGAATGGATTGAACGAGTTCTCCCTGGCCTGCTGGGTGAATCCGACCAGCCTTTCGGCCTTGAGCCCCGCCGGTCTTTGCGGCCAGCAAGGAGTCGCGGTGCTGGGGTTTGCTGCCGGCGGCGACCTGGTCGTTACCACCCAGCGCGCTGGGCAGGCGGCCATCGCCTATCCCTTTCCCATGGGCGAGTGGCATCATGTGGCGGTCACTGCGGATGGTCAGGCCTTGCGGATCTACGTGGATGGCACTCTTCGCGCCGCCGGTGGTCAGCGGTTGAACCGTACGGATTTTGGCAGCTCGATGCACTCTTTTAGAATCGGTGGCGGGGGACTTTTTGACGGTGGCGGCAACTACTTCCAGGGAAGTTTGGACAATGTTTCTCTCTTCGATCGCGCCCTCTCCGCCGCTCAGATTGCTCGCCTGATGTTGAACCAAGGTCCTTCCGGACTTTGA
- a CDS encoding type II secretion system F family protein, producing MPTYAFTAISEKGLEYTGQEEAMSEVALEMRFRSRGHWLAKVREARPGLASGAGFTRGIPAQVLTEFFFQLSLQLRAGIPLVTALSNDITENAHPTLRKVMLDLVERVQSGQTLSSALSMHPRSFPPLVVNLIRAGEASGKLSETCNQVRLYLEWCDHLRADVRQALIYPMFILGCALMFVVVVFTFLVPRFAKLLTELNIPLPGLTQAVLGVSQFFVQYWLQMLLALGAAAVGFKLVVRFSLALATAIDRFKLAVPLLGPMWKMVGLSRFSQNLAIMYQAGLPLLDCLDLTRTLTGNLVIEQAIGDLRQAVNEGRQMHTAMTAHPIFAGMLVQMVRVGENTGSLGTALENVAAYYNEVLPRQIKRLFTLIEPILILFLIGFVGIIALSIFMPIVSLLTVQ from the coding sequence ATGCCAACTTATGCCTTCACCGCCATATCAGAGAAGGGCCTCGAATACACCGGCCAGGAGGAAGCCATGTCGGAGGTCGCCCTGGAGATGCGGTTTCGCAGCCGCGGCCACTGGCTAGCGAAAGTCAGGGAGGCACGCCCAGGACTCGCCTCAGGCGCAGGATTCACCAGAGGCATTCCCGCCCAGGTTCTGACGGAATTCTTTTTCCAACTCTCGCTCCAGCTGCGAGCTGGGATTCCGCTGGTGACTGCGCTCAGCAACGACATTACCGAGAACGCTCACCCGACCCTTCGAAAGGTCATGTTGGACCTGGTCGAGCGCGTCCAGTCTGGTCAGACGCTGAGCAGTGCTTTGTCCATGCACCCGCGGTCGTTTCCGCCTCTCGTCGTCAATTTGATTCGAGCGGGTGAGGCGAGCGGGAAGCTCTCCGAGACCTGCAATCAGGTTCGCTTGTATCTCGAGTGGTGCGATCACCTTCGCGCGGATGTGCGCCAGGCGCTCATCTATCCGATGTTTATCCTCGGTTGCGCTTTAATGTTCGTTGTGGTGGTCTTCACGTTCTTGGTTCCGCGGTTCGCCAAACTCCTAACGGAGCTGAACATCCCGCTGCCGGGGCTGACTCAGGCAGTTCTGGGAGTGAGCCAGTTCTTCGTGCAATATTGGCTGCAGATGCTGCTGGCTCTGGGGGCAGCCGCCGTGGGCTTCAAATTGGTGGTTCGATTCTCGCTGGCGCTCGCTACGGCCATTGATCGCTTCAAGCTGGCAGTGCCGTTGCTGGGGCCCATGTGGAAAATGGTGGGCCTCTCCCGATTCTCTCAGAACCTCGCGATCATGTATCAGGCAGGTTTGCCCTTGTTGGACTGCCTCGATCTCACCCGAACACTGACCGGCAACCTGGTGATCGAGCAGGCCATCGGAGATCTTCGCCAAGCGGTCAACGAGGGGCGTCAAATGCATACGGCCATGACTGCTCATCCGATCTTCGCCGGCATGCTGGTGCAGATGGTTCGGGTCGGGGAGAACACCGGAAGCCTGGGCACCGCGCTTGAAAACGTCGCCGCGTACTACAACGAAGTGCTTCCACGTCAGATCAAGCGGCTCTTCACTTTGATAGAGCCGATTCTGATCCTCTTCCTGATTGGTTTTGTTGGGATCATCGCGCTCTCCATTTTTATGCCCATCGTCAGCCTGCTAACCGTGCAATAA
- a CDS encoding prepilin-type N-terminal cleavage/methylation domain-containing protein: protein MRLVKQERGFTLIEMIGVLAIIGILAAVLVPKVMDAVARSKVSGTALIYNTLRTAAVDYYSKSNAFPVRNGTGTADTAVAAGRFDADLVIGGFIDRLVSVPLGSLLTSGALTARTHVRSRTAQVSGTVTVTAANSGNNFDLDNNTATSDFSSGIVIVSLMIPGVPLKDAISLNLLIDNVNNNGSTASDNRGRCIYSAPAANGTVTVYLYIAHQ from the coding sequence ATGCGTTTAGTAAAACAAGAACGGGGATTTACCCTCATCGAGATGATCGGTGTGCTGGCGATCATCGGTATCCTAGCAGCGGTGCTCGTTCCGAAAGTGATGGATGCGGTGGCTCGGAGCAAGGTCAGTGGAACAGCGCTGATCTATAACACCCTGCGAACTGCGGCGGTGGACTACTATTCCAAGAGTAACGCGTTTCCCGTGCGGAACGGTACCGGAACCGCGGATACCGCCGTCGCGGCCGGTCGGTTTGACGCCGATCTGGTCATCGGGGGCTTCATTGATCGTTTGGTCAGCGTTCCTCTCGGCAGCCTCCTGACGTCTGGCGCACTGACGGCCCGCACTCACGTGCGCAGCCGGACCGCACAGGTCTCCGGCACCGTCACGGTAACCGCCGCCAACAGTGGCAACAATTTTGACCTCGACAACAATACCGCCACCTCCGACTTCTCCTCCGGTATTGTCATCGTCAGCCTGATGATTCCAGGGGTGCCGCTGAAGGATGCGATCTCCCTCAATCTTCTCATCGACAACGTGAACAATAACGGCAGCACTGCGTCGGACAACCGCGGGCGGTGCATCTATTCAGCGCCGGCGGCGAACGGAACGGTCACGGTCTACCTCTACATCGCCCATCAGTAA
- a CDS encoding secretin N-terminal domain-containing protein produces MNTMIEPSPSPLARAMRQGRALSWLLLLLCLVTPSCKSGSAKKKVDVAAAKPAASKPPQRLESEFAPAPPPKTTPPTAPLPIPPRTSLLPRDAQAAAGGLPGGDRTYSFSAKGLDLQDALALFARTFDLNIVPDPDVAGSITVDFKNLPLDKAMDALLEVFGYYAEYDRGLIRVKSVTSEVFTIDYLRLVRGGTGNSSANIASGGSSGSSGGSSSGGSSGSSGGGGGGGGGDGAGVSINQTDTVKFWEELDEQMKALISDKGKYVINRTAGQVFVSDQKATMDRIRNFLSHVRQTLHRQVEIEAQIFEVVLNDEYHLGIDWQNVMGKVGDYYVSSGGGTTLIPTSRMIVDSPIGGNEPAAPALSMAMGRKDARAVVDALKQMGTLRIVSQPRIRTLNNQAAMIKVGLDKPFFRRTTQVIATTGTPITQSSVEIQVVTVGTILSITPQISDDGHVSMDISPIITRLIQTARGPDSSTAPEVDIKQTSSLVRMKDGNTVVIGGLIQDESYKTVRKVPFLGDIPIIGRLMTGNYDNKRKTELVIFITPTIVD; encoded by the coding sequence ATGAATACCATGATCGAACCTTCCCCGAGCCCCCTGGCTCGAGCCATGCGACAAGGCCGCGCCCTGAGTTGGCTTCTCCTGCTGCTCTGCCTGGTTACCCCGAGCTGCAAGAGCGGCTCCGCCAAGAAGAAGGTTGATGTGGCCGCCGCAAAGCCCGCAGCGTCGAAGCCCCCTCAGCGCCTCGAAAGCGAGTTTGCTCCGGCACCTCCACCCAAGACGACACCTCCGACCGCTCCGCTTCCCATCCCTCCACGGACTTCCCTCCTGCCACGTGACGCCCAGGCGGCCGCGGGTGGGCTTCCGGGTGGCGACCGGACCTATAGCTTCAGCGCGAAGGGACTCGATCTTCAAGATGCACTCGCTCTCTTCGCTCGCACCTTCGATTTGAACATCGTTCCCGATCCCGACGTCGCCGGATCTATCACCGTCGATTTCAAAAACCTCCCCCTCGACAAAGCGATGGACGCCTTGCTGGAAGTCTTCGGTTACTACGCCGAATACGATCGTGGATTGATTCGTGTGAAGAGCGTCACCAGCGAGGTGTTTACCATCGATTATTTGCGGTTGGTGCGTGGTGGAACCGGAAACAGCTCGGCTAACATCGCCTCGGGAGGATCTTCCGGGTCGAGCGGTGGATCCTCCTCGGGTGGATCCAGTGGCTCTTCTGGCGGGGGTGGAGGCGGAGGTGGCGGCGACGGCGCCGGTGTCTCCATCAACCAGACGGATACCGTCAAATTCTGGGAAGAACTTGATGAGCAAATGAAGGCGTTGATTTCCGACAAGGGCAAGTACGTGATCAATCGTACCGCGGGTCAGGTCTTCGTCAGCGACCAGAAGGCGACCATGGATCGGATTCGAAATTTCCTGAGCCATGTGCGTCAGACCCTTCATCGGCAAGTGGAGATCGAAGCCCAAATCTTCGAAGTGGTACTGAACGATGAATACCATCTGGGCATCGACTGGCAGAACGTGATGGGCAAGGTGGGTGACTACTATGTCTCCTCCGGTGGCGGAACGACCCTCATCCCCACGTCCCGGATGATCGTGGACTCTCCGATTGGAGGCAACGAACCTGCGGCTCCCGCGCTTTCAATGGCCATGGGACGGAAGGACGCCCGCGCCGTGGTGGACGCACTGAAGCAAATGGGCACCCTCCGAATCGTGTCGCAACCGCGCATCCGGACCCTGAACAACCAGGCCGCGATGATCAAAGTGGGCCTCGATAAGCCGTTTTTTCGTCGTACGACTCAGGTCATCGCTACCACGGGAACACCCATCACCCAAAGCAGCGTTGAGATTCAGGTGGTGACGGTCGGAACCATCCTATCCATCACTCCGCAGATTTCGGATGACGGCCATGTGAGCATGGACATTTCGCCGATTATCACCCGACTCATCCAGACGGCCCGCGGTCCCGACTCCTCGACCGCCCCGGAAGTCGACATCAAGCAGACTTCCTCCCTGGTGCGCATGAAGGACGGAAACACGGTCGTGATCGGGGGACTGATTCAGGACGAATCCTACAAGACGGTCCGGAAGGTGCCATTCCTCGGAGACATCCCGATCATCGGACGGCTGATGACCGGGAATTACGATAACAAGCGCAAAACCGAGCTGGTGATCTTCATCACCCCGACGATCGTCGACTGA
- a CDS encoding type II secretion system protein encodes MSSIVSLFAQKDHRRGRGGFSMIEMIGVLAIVSILAGMVGPNLIRRVIESNAAREAKTLQTLADGLSSHVQAWQTIPGSASWVTNVSSSLGLSPTDVAYSDPANPAGSGRVYLIHPAFTPSNGTDPLFTSSASGSVAPTNARILIISCTKRGLTIPVTSGKAANTAGNRNRFDNIWNWSLNPFTKAPPTGWPAAWNGNGHHLHVQRINLAPHFFRLTVSNPSFPGEIPFAQFNQNPTFAFDVTNAVDAYYLRGTVVRFYRHDTPYTSPPANPDELNLVHTVQGPANFIYDGIPSRWRLQ; translated from the coding sequence ATGAGCTCGATTGTCAGCCTTTTCGCCCAGAAAGACCACCGGCGGGGCAGGGGAGGATTCTCCATGATCGAGATGATCGGCGTGCTGGCGATTGTCTCCATCCTTGCCGGAATGGTGGGCCCAAACCTCATTCGGCGGGTCATCGAATCGAATGCTGCGCGGGAGGCCAAAACCCTTCAGACACTCGCTGACGGACTCAGCTCACACGTTCAGGCCTGGCAGACGATTCCCGGCTCGGCCTCGTGGGTCACCAATGTCAGCAGTTCCTTGGGGCTTAGCCCGACCGACGTGGCCTACAGTGATCCTGCGAATCCAGCAGGAAGCGGGCGTGTCTATCTGATTCATCCCGCATTCACCCCGTCCAACGGCACCGACCCGCTCTTCACGTCTTCGGCCTCAGGAAGCGTGGCGCCGACCAACGCTAGAATCCTGATCATTAGCTGCACCAAGCGAGGTCTGACGATCCCGGTGACAAGCGGCAAAGCGGCTAACACGGCCGGCAATCGGAACCGGTTCGACAATATATGGAACTGGTCCTTGAATCCATTCACCAAGGCTCCTCCCACCGGCTGGCCAGCAGCCTGGAACGGCAACGGACACCACCTCCACGTTCAGCGCATCAACCTGGCACCTCACTTTTTTCGCCTAACCGTGAGCAATCCCAGCTTCCCCGGTGAGATCCCGTTTGCCCAGTTCAACCAGAATCCCACCTTTGCCTTTGATGTCACGAACGCTGTGGATGCCTACTACTTGCGCGGCACGGTGGTGAGGTTCTATCGGCACGACACGCCCTACACGTCGCCTCCGGCCAATCCTGACGAGTTAAACCTGGTCCATACCGTTCAAGGGCCCGCGAATTTCATCTACGACGGAATTCCCTCGCGGTGGCGGTTACAGTGA